A region from the Muribaculum gordoncarteri genome encodes:
- a CDS encoding SufE family protein, whose product MTINQLQDEIIEEFADIDDWMDRYAYIIDMGNALPPIDEAYRTPEHLIEGCQSRAWLHAELTPEGKIEYTADSDAIIVKGIISMLVKVLSGHTPREIVDSDLYFIDRIGLSENLSPTRSNGLAALVKQMRLYAVAFLAKQQAEGAAQ is encoded by the coding sequence ATGACTATAAATCAGCTACAGGACGAAATAATTGAAGAGTTTGCCGACATCGATGACTGGATGGACCGTTACGCCTATATAATCGACATGGGCAATGCGTTGCCTCCCATCGACGAGGCCTATCGTACACCCGAGCATCTTATCGAGGGCTGCCAGAGCCGTGCATGGCTCCATGCCGAGTTGACCCCCGAGGGAAAAATCGAGTACACCGCCGACAGTGACGCTATAATCGTGAAGGGAATCATAAGCATGCTTGTAAAGGTGCTGTCGGGTCACACTCCGCGTGAAATCGTTGACAGCGACCTATACTTCATCGACCGCATAGGCCTGTCGGAGAACCTGTCGCCGACGCGAAGCAACGGACTCGCCGCCCTCGTGAAGCAGATGCGGCTCTATGCCGTGGCATTCCTTGCCAAGCAGCAGGCCGAAGGCGCGGCCCAATGA
- a CDS encoding M28 family peptidase, with amino-acid sequence MKSLHFAIIILAMFIAGCKGAKKQSTVEVIEAPATIDIVNFNADSAYKYVKTQVDFGPRVPGSTGHAACADYLINSLSRYGADTVIVQRAALKNYLDGAMPIINIMGRYGVDKPKRVLLVAHWDTRPWADNDPNIENRARAVPGANDGASGVGVLLEIARQMSAKRPDVGVDILFVDGEDSGRSDGWGASEETWCIGTQYWIKNMPYTQSTLPRYGILLDMVGGIDATFPREYVSDYYARAVNDKVWSMASASGYGKVFSNDQRGGLIDDHTFINRAGIPCIDIIECGHPETGTFSPVWHTVNDDMEHIDKNTLKAVGQTVANVLYHEKAE; translated from the coding sequence ATGAAATCACTTCATTTTGCTATAATCATTCTTGCAATGTTTATCGCAGGCTGTAAAGGCGCAAAGAAGCAATCGACAGTTGAAGTCATCGAGGCTCCGGCGACTATCGACATCGTGAATTTCAATGCCGACAGCGCGTATAAATATGTCAAGACCCAGGTCGATTTCGGGCCGAGGGTTCCCGGCTCTACGGGACACGCGGCTTGTGCCGACTACCTGATAAACAGCCTGTCGCGCTATGGCGCCGACACTGTCATCGTGCAGCGGGCTGCTTTGAAGAATTATCTCGACGGCGCCATGCCCATTATAAACATAATGGGCCGATACGGAGTCGACAAGCCCAAGAGAGTGCTGCTCGTGGCGCATTGGGACACCCGTCCCTGGGCCGACAATGACCCCAATATCGAGAACAGGGCGAGAGCCGTGCCCGGAGCCAATGACGGAGCCAGCGGAGTGGGTGTGCTGCTTGAAATAGCGCGTCAGATGAGCGCCAAGCGTCCCGATGTGGGAGTTGACATCCTCTTTGTCGACGGTGAGGACTCAGGCCGCTCCGACGGATGGGGCGCGTCGGAGGAAACGTGGTGCATCGGAACCCAGTACTGGATTAAGAATATGCCTTACACGCAAAGCACGCTTCCCCGCTACGGAATATTGCTCGACATGGTGGGCGGCATCGATGCCACATTCCCGCGTGAATATGTGTCGGACTACTATGCCCGCGCGGTCAACGACAAGGTATGGAGCATGGCCTCGGCCTCGGGTTACGGCAAGGTGTTCAGTAACGATCAGCGCGGCGGTCTTATCGACGACCACACGTTTATCAACCGTGCCGGTATCCCCTGCATCGACATCATCGAGTGTGGCCATCCCGAAACTGGTACATTCTCGCCTGTGTGGCACACCGTAAACGATGACATGGAGCACATCGACAAGAACACGCTTAAGGCGGTGGGACAGACCGTGGCCAACGTATTATATCACGAAAAAGCCGAATAA
- a CDS encoding ATP-binding cassette domain-containing protein — protein MNDLIKLESDKLRYMGLSVDNPCPVTVKSGVTAVIGANGSGKSTLGRILEKGWNIATNIVRPCRPDLKVKFIEFGDIHSLSGFHVEYYQQRHEATMNDEVPTVRELMGQRIDMPQWDIYCRRMRLEGIEDKKVNFLSSGELRKLLVVNVLLESPDLLIMDNPYIGLDAASRDLLDEAIADMSSRGISVMLLLCNPGEIPAVVDTVIPMIDMRIGEPITREGDVQIVRNRVMSLMDYAVDLERIPKSTRVTKHYEVALELRGCNVKYGRRMILENVSWTVRRGECWALAGPNGAGKSVLLSLVYADNPQAYSNDITIFDRKRGSGESIWDIKSRIGYVSPEMHLYFRHQGTVADVVAQGLGNTLGSFGRTNASNYEAAMRWLELFHLESFADRRYSTLSTGEQRMVLIARTLIKHPDLLILDEPLHGLDAARKRSVRAVVNALVHRDSPTLIYVTHFLPEVPECVSFTKTLEKLKNV, from the coding sequence ATGAATGACTTGATAAAGCTTGAAAGCGATAAGTTGCGTTATATGGGGTTGTCGGTTGACAATCCCTGCCCTGTCACCGTGAAGTCGGGTGTGACTGCGGTGATAGGCGCCAACGGCTCGGGCAAGTCGACGCTCGGGCGAATACTTGAGAAGGGATGGAACATTGCCACCAACATTGTGCGTCCGTGTCGTCCCGACCTGAAGGTGAAGTTCATCGAGTTTGGCGACATACACTCGCTCAGCGGTTTTCATGTCGAGTACTACCAGCAGCGTCACGAGGCTACGATGAACGATGAAGTCCCCACGGTGAGGGAGCTTATGGGACAACGCATCGACATGCCGCAATGGGACATCTATTGCCGCCGGATGCGCCTTGAGGGAATCGAGGACAAGAAGGTCAACTTCCTGTCGAGCGGCGAGCTGCGCAAGCTCCTTGTGGTCAACGTGCTGCTTGAGTCGCCCGACCTGCTTATAATGGACAATCCCTACATAGGTCTTGATGCTGCGTCGCGCGACCTGCTCGACGAGGCTATAGCCGACATGTCGTCGCGAGGCATCTCGGTGATGCTGCTGTTGTGCAATCCCGGCGAGATACCGGCAGTGGTCGACACGGTGATACCGATGATCGACATGCGCATAGGCGAGCCGATAACGCGCGAGGGCGATGTGCAGATTGTGCGCAACCGCGTCATGTCGCTTATGGATTATGCCGTCGACCTTGAGCGCATCCCCAAGTCGACTCGCGTGACAAAGCATTACGAGGTGGCACTCGAGCTTCGCGGCTGCAATGTGAAATATGGCCGACGCATGATTCTTGAGAATGTGTCGTGGACCGTGCGCCGCGGCGAATGCTGGGCTCTTGCCGGGCCAAACGGTGCCGGAAAGTCGGTGTTGCTCAGCCTTGTGTATGCCGACAATCCGCAGGCCTATTCCAACGACATCACTATCTTTGACCGCAAGCGAGGAAGCGGCGAGAGCATCTGGGACATAAAGAGCCGCATAGGATATGTGTCGCCCGAGATGCACCTCTATTTCCGTCACCAGGGCACTGTGGCCGATGTCGTTGCTCAGGGTCTTGGAAACACGCTGGGTAGCTTCGGACGCACCAACGCCTCCAACTATGAAGCCGCTATGCGCTGGCTTGAGCTGTTTCATCTCGAGTCATTTGCCGACAGGCGTTACTCCACATTGTCGACAGGTGAGCAGCGGATGGTGCTGATTGCACGCACGCTCATCAAGCACCCCGACCTGCTGATTCTCGACGAACCCCTGCACGGACTCGATGCCGCACGCAAGCGCAGCGTGAGAGCGGTTGTCAACGCGCTTGTGCATCGCGACTCGCCCACATTGATATATGTGACCCACTTCCTGCCCGAGGTGCCTGAGTGTGTTTCGTTCACCAAGACTCTTGAAAAGTTAAAAAATGTATAA
- the tyrS gene encoding tyrosine--tRNA ligase, which produces MNFIDELKWRGMVHTMIPGTEELLEKEQVTAYVGIDPTADSLHIGHLCGVMMLRHLQRCGHKPLALVGGATGMIGDPSGKSTERNLLDEATLRHNQECIKKQLAKFLDFESDAPNKAELVNNYDWMKDFSFLDFARIVGKHITVNYMMAKDSVQKRLNGETRDGLSFTEFTYQLLQGYDFLHLYETKGCKLQMGGSDQWGNITTGTELIRRTNGGEAFALTCPLITKADGGKFGKTESGNVWLDPRYTSPYKFYQFWLNVSDADAEKYIKIFTELTREEIDELVAEQAKDPGQRPLQKRLAKEVTTMVHSAADYEAAVEASQILFSNKAGDILRRIDEDTLLAVFEGVPTFEIAKADLDGSVKIVDLLTEKAAVFPSKGELRKLAQQGGFSINKEKVTEINEPATQSLLLNDKYILVQKGKKNYFLLIAK; this is translated from the coding sequence ATGAATTTTATCGACGAACTTAAATGGCGCGGGATGGTACACACCATGATTCCCGGCACCGAAGAACTGCTTGAAAAAGAGCAGGTCACCGCTTACGTGGGTATCGACCCCACTGCCGACTCACTTCACATAGGCCACTTGTGCGGAGTGATGATGCTCCGTCACCTTCAGCGTTGCGGCCACAAACCGCTCGCACTCGTGGGCGGCGCCACCGGCATGATAGGCGACCCTTCGGGCAAGTCGACCGAGCGTAACCTGCTCGACGAAGCCACCCTGCGTCACAATCAGGAATGCATAAAGAAGCAACTCGCAAAGTTCCTTGATTTCGAGTCAGACGCTCCCAACAAGGCCGAGCTCGTCAACAACTACGACTGGATGAAGGACTTCTCGTTCCTCGACTTTGCCCGCATCGTGGGCAAGCACATCACCGTCAACTACATGATGGCGAAAGACTCGGTGCAGAAACGCCTCAACGGTGAGACTCGTGACGGACTTTCATTCACCGAGTTCACCTATCAGCTCCTCCAGGGATACGACTTCCTCCACCTATACGAAACCAAGGGCTGCAAGCTGCAAATGGGTGGCTCTGACCAGTGGGGCAACATCACAACCGGTACCGAGCTTATTCGCCGCACCAACGGCGGTGAGGCTTTCGCGCTGACTTGCCCGCTTATCACAAAGGCTGATGGTGGAAAATTCGGAAAGACCGAGAGCGGCAACGTATGGCTCGATCCCCGATACACTTCACCCTACAAGTTCTACCAGTTCTGGCTCAACGTGTCGGATGCCGATGCCGAGAAATATATCAAGATCTTCACCGAGCTTACCCGCGAAGAGATCGACGAACTTGTTGCCGAGCAGGCCAAGGATCCCGGACAGCGTCCGCTGCAGAAGCGCCTCGCCAAGGAGGTCACCACTATGGTACACTCGGCTGCCGACTACGAAGCCGCTGTGGAGGCATCGCAGATTCTCTTCAGCAACAAGGCCGGCGACATCCTGCGCCGCATCGACGAGGACACACTCCTTGCCGTATTTGAAGGCGTGCCCACATTTGAGATTGCAAAGGCCGACCTCGACGGCTCGGTTAAAATCGTTGACCTGCTTACCGAAAAGGCTGCCGTGTTCCCCAGCAAAGGCGAGTTACGCAAGCTTGCACAGCAGGGAGGCTTCTCCATCAACAAGGAGAAAGTGACTGAAATCAACGAGCCCGCAACTCAAAGTTTGCTCCTCAACGACAAGTATATACTCGTTCAGAAGGGCAAGAAGAACTACTTCCTTTTGATTGCCAAATAA
- a CDS encoding DUF6291 domain-containing protein, translating into MENATTKTSSRKGKNLKFDQEWKDAVDRLPKHYRDEICAAIEAYQRDLTIIEVTSGVPRAIFMLIMPTIRRRYRARELRRLARARKTATKSAPSRPTEPTQPAPTQPTTAQPTPTQPQPVIQQQKSGRSKLDKLLRRKRRDAIHRVRK; encoded by the coding sequence ATGGAAAACGCAACAACCAAAACATCGAGCCGCAAGGGCAAGAATCTGAAGTTTGATCAGGAGTGGAAAGATGCAGTCGATCGTCTGCCTAAACACTATCGCGACGAAATATGCGCCGCAATCGAAGCCTATCAGCGCGACCTGACGATAATCGAGGTGACCTCCGGAGTGCCCCGCGCCATATTCATGCTCATCATGCCCACAATCCGTCGCCGCTACCGCGCCCGTGAACTGCGACGCCTTGCCCGCGCCCGCAAAACCGCCACCAAATCCGCACCTTCACGCCCCACAGAACCCACGCAGCCGGCACCCACGCAGCCGACAACTGCTCAACCGACACCCACTCAGCCACAGCCTGTCATTCAACAACAAAAATCCGGCCGAAGCAAGCTTGACAAGCTGCTCCGCCGCAAACGTAGGGACGCGATACATCGCGTCCGCAAATAG
- the nifJ gene encoding pyruvate:ferredoxin (flavodoxin) oxidoreductase, translating to MSKEKKFLTCDGNQAAAHVSYMFSEVAAIYPITPSSTMAEYVDEWAAAGRKNIFGETVLVQEMQSEGGAAGAVHGSLQAGALTTTYTASQGLLLMIPNMYKIAGELLPCVFHVSARTLASHALSIFGDHQDVMSVRQTGFAMLAEGSVQEVMDLAGVAHLSTIKSRVPFVNFFDGFRTSHEIQKIEMLETDDLAPLLDREALADFRSRALNPENPVARGMAENGDVFFQHREACNKYYDAVPAIVEDYMNKISEITGRKYGLFNYYGAPDAERVIIAMGSVTQAAQEAIDYLVEQGEKVGLVSVHLYRPFSAKHFLAAVPKTAKRIAVLDRTKEPGAKGEPLYLDVVDCYYGVENAPMIVGGRYGLASKDTTPAQILSVYENLALPEPKNNFSLGIVDDVTYMSLPMKAEVALGDKSTYEAKFFGLGADGTVGANKNSVKIIGDNTNKYCQAYFAYDSKKSGGFTCSHLRFGDKPIRSTYLVTTPNFVACHVQAYLHMYDVTRGLRDGGTFLLNTIWEGEELAKNLPNKVKRYFAEHNITVYYINATRIAQEIGLGNRTNTILQSAFFRITEVIPVDLAVEQMKKFIVKSYGKKGQDVVDKNYAAVDRGGEYKKLDVDPAWASLPDDAVVANNDPEFINKVVRPINAQDGDLLPVSAFINDADGTWAQGTAKYEKRGVAAFVPEWNKDNCIQCNKCAYVCPHASIRPFVITPEELAAAPFGEDATIPAIGKTFTGMRFMQAVDVLDCLGCGNCVDVCPGKKGVKALAMKPLETQLDIQKNWDYCVDNVKSKASLVDVKANVKNSQFATPLFEFSGACSGCGETPYVKLITQLFGDREIVANATGCSSIYSGSVPSTPYTKDENGRGPAWANSLFEDFCEFGLGMNIANEKMRERLDAAMRGVLDCPVCSEEIKALATNWLDEKNDAAKSREIADKLVPLMEACGCDACKKVLELKHFLVKRSQWIIGGDGASYDIGFGGLDHVIASGKDVNILVLDTEVYSNTGGQASKATPIGAIAKFAAAGKRIRKKDLGLIATTYGYVYVAQIAMGADQAQTLKAIREAEAYDGPSLIIAYAPCINHGIKAGMGKAQQEEANAVACGYWQLWRYNPAAELEGKNPFTLDSKEPNWDAFEDFLKGEVRYASVMKQYPAEAQELFQAAKANAKWRYNNYRRLAQQQWGVDPEVETLENK from the coding sequence ATGAGTAAAGAAAAGAAATTCTTGACCTGTGATGGTAATCAGGCTGCCGCTCACGTGAGCTACATGTTCTCGGAGGTTGCCGCGATCTATCCTATCACTCCTTCGTCGACAATGGCTGAGTATGTTGATGAATGGGCTGCCGCAGGCCGCAAAAACATTTTCGGTGAAACCGTTTTGGTGCAGGAAATGCAGTCGGAAGGCGGTGCCGCCGGTGCGGTTCACGGTTCTCTTCAGGCCGGTGCCTTGACAACAACTTACACTGCTTCGCAGGGCTTGCTGTTGATGATTCCCAATATGTATAAGATTGCCGGCGAGTTGCTGCCTTGCGTATTCCACGTGTCGGCTCGTACATTGGCTTCTCACGCTCTTAGCATCTTCGGCGACCATCAGGATGTGATGTCGGTTCGTCAGACCGGTTTCGCAATGCTTGCCGAGGGTTCGGTACAGGAAGTGATGGACCTCGCAGGTGTGGCTCATCTTTCGACCATAAAGTCACGCGTGCCCTTCGTCAACTTCTTTGACGGATTCCGCACATCTCACGAAATCCAGAAGATCGAGATGCTCGAAACCGACGATCTCGCTCCGCTTCTCGACCGTGAGGCTCTTGCCGACTTCCGCTCACGCGCCCTCAACCCCGAAAATCCCGTAGCACGCGGTATGGCTGAAAACGGCGACGTATTCTTCCAGCATCGCGAAGCCTGCAACAAGTACTATGATGCAGTGCCCGCAATCGTAGAGGATTACATGAACAAGATTTCGGAAATCACCGGACGCAAGTATGGCTTGTTCAACTACTACGGAGCACCCGACGCTGAGCGCGTAATCATTGCCATGGGTTCGGTTACACAGGCCGCTCAGGAAGCCATCGACTACCTTGTAGAGCAGGGTGAGAAGGTGGGTCTTGTTTCGGTTCACTTGTATCGTCCCTTCTCGGCAAAGCACTTCCTTGCCGCTGTGCCCAAGACTGCAAAGCGCATCGCCGTGCTTGACCGCACCAAGGAGCCCGGAGCCAAGGGTGAGCCTCTCTACCTCGATGTAGTTGACTGCTACTACGGAGTTGAGAACGCGCCTATGATAGTAGGCGGCCGTTACGGTCTTGCTTCAAAGGACACCACTCCCGCTCAGATACTTTCGGTTTACGAAAACCTCGCTCTTCCCGAACCCAAGAACAACTTCTCTCTCGGTATCGTAGACGATGTTACTTACATGTCGCTTCCGATGAAGGCTGAGGTTGCTCTCGGCGACAAGAGCACCTATGAGGCTAAGTTCTTCGGTCTTGGTGCCGACGGTACTGTAGGTGCCAACAAGAACTCTGTTAAGATTATCGGTGACAACACCAATAAATATTGCCAGGCTTACTTCGCTTACGACTCCAAGAAGTCGGGAGGTTTCACCTGCTCTCACCTGCGTTTCGGCGACAAGCCCATCCGCTCGACCTATCTGGTGACCACTCCTAACTTCGTGGCATGTCACGTACAGGCTTACCTGCACATGTATGATGTGACTCGCGGTCTTCGCGACGGCGGTACATTCCTTCTCAACACCATCTGGGAAGGTGAGGAGCTTGCAAAGAATCTTCCCAACAAGGTTAAGCGTTACTTTGCCGAGCACAACATCACCGTTTACTACATCAATGCAACCCGCATTGCTCAGGAAATCGGTCTTGGCAACCGCACCAACACCATCCTTCAGTCGGCATTCTTCCGCATCACCGAGGTTATCCCCGTTGACCTTGCAGTAGAGCAGATGAAGAAGTTCATCGTAAAGAGTTACGGCAAGAAGGGGCAGGATGTTGTCGACAAGAACTATGCAGCTGTTGACCGCGGTGGCGAATACAAGAAGCTTGATGTTGATCCCGCATGGGCATCACTTCCCGATGATGCAGTGGTTGCCAACAACGACCCCGAATTCATCAACAAGGTGGTTCGCCCCATCAACGCTCAGGACGGCGACCTTCTGCCCGTATCGGCATTCATCAACGATGCTGACGGTACTTGGGCTCAGGGTACTGCCAAGTATGAGAAGCGCGGTGTTGCCGCATTCGTTCCCGAATGGAACAAGGACAACTGTATACAGTGTAACAAGTGTGCCTACGTTTGTCCTCACGCTTCTATCCGTCCGTTCGTCATCACTCCCGAGGAACTCGCAGCAGCTCCCTTCGGCGAAGATGCTACAATACCTGCAATCGGCAAGACATTCACCGGAATGCGCTTCATGCAGGCTGTCGATGTTCTCGACTGTCTTGGTTGCGGCAACTGCGTTGATGTATGTCCCGGCAAGAAGGGCGTGAAGGCTCTCGCAATGAAGCCTCTCGAAACTCAGCTTGATATCCAGAAGAACTGGGATTACTGTGTTGACAACGTTAAGTCAAAGGCTTCGCTCGTTGATGTAAAGGCCAATGTCAAGAACTCGCAGTTTGCAACTCCGCTCTTTGAATTCTCGGGTGCTTGCTCGGGTTGCGGTGAAACTCCCTACGTTAAGCTTATAACCCAGCTCTTCGGCGACCGTGAAATCGTTGCCAACGCTACCGGTTGTAGCTCAATCTACTCGGGTTCTGTTCCCTCGACTCCCTACACCAAGGATGAGAACGGCCGCGGTCCCGCATGGGCTAACTCGCTCTTCGAGGACTTCTGCGAATTCGGTCTTGGTATGAACATCGCCAACGAGAAGATGCGTGAGCGTCTTGACGCAGCTATGCGCGGCGTTCTTGACTGCCCCGTATGCAGCGAAGAGATCAAGGCTCTCGCCACCAACTGGCTCGATGAGAAGAACGACGCTGCCAAGAGCCGCGAAATCGCCGACAAGCTCGTTCCGTTGATGGAAGCTTGCGGTTGCGACGCTTGCAAGAAGGTTCTTGAACTCAAGCACTTCCTCGTAAAGCGCAGCCAGTGGATAATCGGTGGTGACGGTGCTTCTTACGATATAGGTTTCGGTGGTCTTGACCACGTTATCGCATCGGGCAAGGATGTCAACATCCTCGTTCTCGACACCGAGGTTTACTCAAATACCGGTGGTCAGGCTTCAAAGGCTACTCCTATCGGTGCAATCGCCAAGTTTGCCGCAGCAGGTAAGCGCATCCGCAAGAAAGACCTTGGTCTTATCGCAACAACCTACGGTTACGTATATGTAGCTCAGATTGCTATGGGTGCCGACCAGGCTCAGACCCTCAAGGCTATCCGCGAGGCTGAGGCTTACGACGGACCGTCGCTTATCATCGCCTACGCTCCTTGTATCAACCACGGTATCAAGGCCGGTATGGGTAAGGCACAGCAGGAAGAGGCTAACGCAGTAGCTTGCGGTTACTGGCAGTTGTGGCGCTACAACCCCGCAGCCGAGCTTGAGGGCAAGAATCCGTTCACTCTCGACAGCAAGGAACCCAACTGGGATGCATTTGAGGACTTCCTCAAGGGTGAAGTGCGCTACGCTTCAGTAATGAAGCAGTATCCGGCTGAGGCTCAGGAGCTCTTCCAGGCAGCCAAGGCTAATGCCAAGTGGCGTTACAACAACTATCGTCGCCTTGCTCAGCAGCAGTGGGGTGTTGACCCGGAAGTTGAAACACTTGAAAACAAGTAA
- a CDS encoding DUF3037 domain-containing protein — protein MHDKHLYEYAVIRYVPRVEREEFINVGLIMMCKRRRWLRVELWIDERKMAVHDCELTRDELAQQLSAFTLIGEGRSEGGSIALLEAEERFRWLTAVKSACVQTSRPHPGITDNLDATFARLMEELVK, from the coding sequence ATGCACGACAAGCACTTGTATGAATACGCGGTAATACGCTATGTGCCTCGCGTGGAGCGTGAGGAGTTTATCAATGTGGGGCTTATAATGATGTGCAAGCGCCGGCGATGGCTGCGTGTGGAGCTGTGGATCGACGAGCGCAAGATGGCCGTGCACGATTGTGAGCTTACTCGCGATGAATTGGCGCAACAGCTCAGTGCTTTCACCCTCATAGGGGAGGGACGCAGTGAGGGCGGCAGCATAGCGTTGCTGGAGGCTGAAGAGCGTTTCAGGTGGCTGACGGCGGTGAAGAGCGCGTGTGTGCAGACATCGCGTCCGCATCCGGGCATCACCGACAATCTTGACGCCACGTTTGCACGGCTTATGGAGGAGCTTGTGAAGTGA
- a CDS encoding HipA family kinase: MELRRQQVTRYVTPLREGGSLPALAEADDGFKYVVKFRGAGHGTKALIAELIGGEVARALRLKVPELVMLDLDEDFGRTEGDEEIQDLLQASRGLNVGLHFLSGALTLDPVVNQVDEHLASRIVWLDAFLTNVDRTVRNTNMLMWNREVWLIDHGASLYFHHSWRDWEKAMLSPFPYIKEHALLRKASHLEEADRECRELLTPDKLAEIVDLVPDEWLQWDGMELTPDEIRGVYKTFLTERLKNSHIFLKQAIDARQALV; the protein is encoded by the coding sequence ATGGAACTACGACGACAGCAGGTCACGCGTTATGTGACGCCATTGCGCGAAGGAGGCTCGCTTCCGGCTCTTGCCGAGGCCGACGACGGATTCAAGTATGTGGTGAAATTCAGGGGCGCCGGTCACGGCACCAAGGCGTTGATTGCCGAACTGATAGGCGGCGAGGTGGCGCGTGCGCTGCGGCTTAAGGTGCCCGAACTCGTCATGCTTGACCTCGACGAGGACTTCGGCCGCACCGAGGGCGATGAGGAGATTCAAGATCTGCTTCAGGCGAGTCGCGGGCTGAATGTGGGGCTGCATTTCCTGTCGGGAGCGTTGACGCTCGACCCGGTCGTGAATCAGGTCGACGAGCACCTTGCGTCGCGTATCGTGTGGCTCGACGCGTTCCTGACCAATGTCGACCGCACGGTGCGCAACACCAACATGCTGATGTGGAATCGCGAGGTGTGGCTTATCGACCATGGCGCATCGCTCTACTTCCACCACTCGTGGCGCGACTGGGAGAAGGCCATGTTGTCGCCGTTTCCCTATATAAAGGAGCATGCGTTGCTGCGAAAAGCGTCACATCTTGAGGAGGCCGACCGGGAGTGTCGTGAGCTGCTTACTCCCGACAAGCTCGCCGAGATAGTTGACCTTGTGCCCGACGAGTGGCTGCAATGGGACGGCATGGAGCTTACTCCCGACGAGATAAGGGGTGTCTACAAGACTTTCCTCACCGAGCGATTGAAAAATTCTCACATATTCTTAAAACAGGCGATAGATGCACGACAAGCACTTGTATGA
- a CDS encoding porin, translating to MKKQIFLSLIAACSLSVAAQDFDTNPTIKIDNKEEDLHFTVGARMMMDAAWYHTDYTPMKSGAKLTDARIRTSMTFQDWYFYADFDFSGGKFTQKNIFLQYSLAPDKYDGISSFKAGYFNDPLGLSRNTSMGSYHFISRAAPAVALCPGRELGLAYRYYNNPFYSNVGVFAENPYNNQISGFQGVAVGGRWLYRPINDGTTAFHIGAAFHYGHLNSGETVDNVKKTVLILGTPMETAVDPTEFVQAILPYANNVYNINAELMYVSPKFFARGEYMWKHVTKKRDDQTLFEANLGSIDSWGTLESWQAGNPLGSNSFNGAYVEAGYKIFGPDYKYNSAEGLLGGLSGRSLEIVARYSYTGLNDLVDGEYYSAGRDQYYPNGVIADYPATSLSVGGGNLHSFTIGANYSFNKFVQVMLEYNYNHLDRDKYMSDSNFNCIQGRLMFSF from the coding sequence ATGAAAAAACAAATATTTCTCTCGTTGATAGCAGCATGTTCACTCTCGGTAGCTGCACAGGATTTTGACACCAATCCCACAATAAAGATTGACAATAAGGAAGAGGACCTCCACTTCACGGTGGGTGCGCGCATGATGATGGATGCAGCGTGGTATCACACCGATTACACTCCCATGAAGTCGGGTGCCAAGCTTACCGATGCCCGTATACGCACATCGATGACATTCCAGGACTGGTACTTCTATGCCGACTTTGACTTCTCGGGCGGCAAGTTCACCCAGAAGAACATATTCCTGCAGTATTCACTGGCTCCCGACAAGTACGACGGTATAAGCTCGTTCAAGGCCGGTTATTTCAACGACCCGCTCGGATTGTCGCGCAACACTTCGATGGGAAGCTATCACTTCATATCGCGTGCGGCGCCTGCCGTGGCACTGTGCCCCGGCCGTGAGCTCGGACTTGCCTACCGCTACTACAACAATCCGTTCTACTCCAATGTCGGCGTGTTTGCCGAGAATCCCTACAACAATCAGATTTCGGGATTCCAAGGCGTGGCCGTGGGCGGACGATGGCTCTATCGACCCATAAATGACGGCACTACGGCTTTCCACATCGGTGCTGCATTCCATTACGGACATCTCAACTCGGGTGAAACCGTCGACAATGTGAAGAAGACGGTGCTCATTCTCGGCACTCCCATGGAAACGGCTGTTGACCCCACTGAGTTTGTTCAGGCCATACTTCCTTACGCCAACAATGTCTACAACATCAACGCCGAATTGATGTATGTAAGTCCCAAGTTCTTTGCCCGCGGTGAGTACATGTGGAAGCATGTCACCAAGAAGCGCGACGACCAGACACTGTTTGAGGCCAATCTCGGCTCCATCGACTCATGGGGAACTCTTGAGTCATGGCAGGCCGGAAATCCTCTCGGAAGCAACAGCTTCAACGGTGCCTATGTAGAAGCCGGATACAAGATTTTCGGTCCCGACTACAAGTACAATAGTGCCGAGGGATTGCTTGGCGGTCTTAGCGGACGCTCGCTTGAGATTGTGGCCCGTTATAGCTACACCGGATTGAACGACCTCGTTGACGGTGAATACTACTCGGCCGGACGCGACCAGTACTATCCCAACGGCGTGATTGCCGACTATCCCGCTACATCACTCAGCGTAGGCGGCGGTAACCTACATTCGTTCACTATCGGAGCCAACTACTCGTTCAACAAGTTTGTCCAGGTGATGCTTGAGTACAACTACAATCACCTTGACCGTGACAAGTATATGAGCGATTCCAACTTCAACTGCATCCAGGGTCGCCTCATGTTCTCATTCTAA